From Hydrogenispora ethanolica, the proteins below share one genomic window:
- a CDS encoding nitroreductase family protein, translated as MDFFEVVKNRRSVRQYKPDPVSREDILRVLDAANWAPSAMNWQPWRFLVVSGERQKALGESYRAVVENYTRNWDEAAERKAAISRDAFIRYAANFGNAPVLLVLTVPASAEPNIAKANLESASAAMENLVLAATALGLGTCWMTGPLNDEGGLRRVLEIPDDQALVAVTPLGYPAALPRPLPRVDPDLTAKVQWLD; from the coding sequence CGGTCCGCCAGTATAAACCGGATCCGGTCTCCCGGGAAGATATTCTGCGGGTGCTGGACGCCGCCAACTGGGCGCCGTCGGCCATGAACTGGCAGCCCTGGCGGTTCCTCGTCGTCTCCGGGGAGCGCCAGAAGGCGCTGGGAGAGAGCTACCGGGCGGTGGTTGAGAATTATACCCGGAACTGGGATGAGGCGGCGGAGCGAAAGGCGGCGATCTCGCGGGATGCGTTCATCCGCTACGCGGCCAACTTCGGCAACGCCCCGGTCCTCTTGGTGCTGACCGTTCCGGCCAGCGCCGAGCCGAACATCGCCAAAGCCAACCTGGAGAGCGCCAGCGCGGCCATGGAAAATCTGGTGCTGGCCGCGACTGCCCTGGGCCTGGGAACGTGTTGGATGACCGGGCCCTTGAACGACGAGGGGGGACTCCGCCGGGTGCTGGAGATTCCGGACGATCAGGCGCTGGTGGCCGTGACGCCGCTGGGTTATCCGGCGGCGCTGCCGCGGCCCTTGCCCCGGGTGGACCCGGACCTGACCGCCAAGGTCCAGTGGTTGGATTGA